From Panicum hallii strain FIL2 chromosome 2, PHallii_v3.1, whole genome shotgun sequence, a single genomic window includes:
- the LOC112883371 gene encoding equilibrative nucleotide transporter 3-like — protein MSTYVAGAEAPQVKGKFLGIFICWLLGNGSLFAWNSMLTIEDYYGHLFPDYHPTRVLTLAYQPFAFGITLIMTYYEAKMNTRRRNLAGFSLFFLGSFALIILDIATKGRGGLGVFVGVCIISAIFGTADANCQGALVGDLSLMCPEFVQSFMAGLAASGVLTSALRLVTKAAFESSKDGLRIGAILFFSITCLFELACLLLYTFVFAKLPIVKYYRSKAAAEGSKTVASDLAAAGIISDQQAQVEEDPQKHKRLTTKELLMENIDYAFDIYLIYVLTLSIFPGFLSEDTGAHSLGTWYALVLIAMYNVWDLIGRYVPLIQCLKLTSRKGMMAAILARFLFIPAFYFTANYGNQGYMIFLTSFLGLTNGYLTVCVLMEAPKGYKGPEQNALGNVLVVCLLGGLFSGVVLDWLWLIGKGW, from the exons ATGAGCACGTACGTAGCAGGTGCCGAGGCACCTCAAGTCAAG GGGAAGTTCCTTGGTATATTTATCTGCTGGCTTTTGGGGAATGGAAGCCTTTTCGCGTGGAACAGTATGCTCACCATCGAAGATTACTACGGGCATCTGTTCCCG GATTACCACCCAACAAGAGTCCTCACACTAGCTTATCAGCCTTTTGCCTTTGGAATAACCCTCATCATGACATACTATGAAGCAAAGATGAACACAAGACGGAGAAATCTTGCAGGattttcccttttcttcctcggTTCTTTTGCATTGATAATT CTGGATATTGCTACTAAAGGACGGGGTGGGCTTGGAGTCTTCGTTGGTGTATGCATAATCAGCGCCATATTTGGGACGGCTGATGCGAATTGTCAAGGCGCATTGGTTGGTGACCTATCCTTAATGTGCCCAGAGTTCGTTCAG TCCTTCATGGCGGGCTTGGCTGCATCAGGGGTTCTAACATCAGCCTTGAGATTAGTCACTAAAGCAGCTTTTGAGAGCTCAAAAGATGGTCTTCGCATTGGAGCTA TACTGTTCTTTTCAATCACTTGCCTGTTCGAGCTGGCGTGCCTCCTCTTATACACGTTCGTCTTCGCCAAACTACCCATCGTGAAGTACTACCGCTCGAAGGCTGCCGCCGAAGGCAGCAAGACTGTTGCCAGCGACCTGGCTGCTGCAGGGATCATCTCTGATCAACAGGCACAA GTCGAGGAGGATCCACAGAAACACAAGCGCCTGACCACAAAAGAGCTACTGATGGAGAACATAGACTACGCGTTCGATATCTACCTGATATACGTCCTGACGCTGTCGATCTTCCCGGGATTTTTGTCTGAAGACACCGGAGCACACAGCCTGGGAACATG GTACGCGCTTGTGCTGATCGCCATGTACAACGTGTGGGACCTGATCGGGAGGTACGTGCCGCTGATCCAGTGCCTCAAGCTGACCTCCCGGAAGGGCATGATGGCGGCGATCCTGGCGCGGTTCTTGTTCATCCCGGCCTTCTACTTCACGGCCAATTACGGCAACCAGGGTTACATGATCTTCCTGACCTCCTTCCTGGGGCTAACCAACGGGTACCTCACCGTGTGCGTGCTCATGGAGGCGCCCAAGGGGTACAAGGGCCCCGAGCAGAACGCGCTCGGGAATGTGCTCGTCGTCTGCCTCCTCGGTGGCCTCTTCTCCGGCGTCGTGCTCGACTGGCTGTGGCTCATCGGCAAGGGCTGGTGA
- the LOC112883259 gene encoding monothiol glutaredoxin-S12, chloroplastic encodes MASSTAAALRVAFPPLSAPAAAASSFSSSTTLRFPLHRAPRPLAVAAFKKLSEASPLPIPPEPTQPLVEEDALPPKPGVYGVYDASGELQFVGISRNVRASLEGHRRKVPADLCASVKVAVADEEIPDRTVLTNAWKSWMEEHIESTGKAPPGNVAGNYTWVSAPQRPPDLRLTPGRHVQLAVPLEQLIDRLVKENKVVAFIKGSRSAPQCGFSQRVVGILEAHGVDFVTVDVLDEEHNHGLRDTLKTYSNWPTFPQVFVGGELVGGCDIVSSMAEKGELSALFQK; translated from the exons ATGGCGTCCTCCACCGCTGCTGCTCTCCGCGTCGCCTTCCCTCCGctctccgcccccgccgccgcggcctcctccttctcctcctccaccaccctCCGCTTCCCTCTCCACCGCGCCCCACGccccctcgccgtcgccgcctttaAGAAGCTGTCCGAGGCGTCCCCCTTGCCCATCCCCCCGGAGCCCACCCAGCCCCTGGTCGAGGAGGACGCCCTGCCCCCCAAGCCCGGGGTCTACGGAGTCTACGACGCCTCCGGGGAACTGCAGTTCGTCGGGATTTCGCGCAACGTCAGGGCCAGCCTCGAGGGCCACCGCCGGAAGGTCCCCGCCGACCTCTGCGCCTCCGTCAAG GTTGCAGTAGCAGATGAGGAGATACCAGATCGAACGGTCCTTACTAATGCCTGGAAATCATGGATGGAAGAACATATAGAATCCACAGGCAAGGCGCCACCAGGGAATGTTGCGGGAAACTACACTTGGGTAAGTGCCCCGCAGAGGCCTCCGGACTTGCGGTTGACACCTGGTCGCCATGTTCAGCTGGCTGTCCCACTAGAACAGCTGATAGATCGTCTGGTGAAGGAGAACAAAGTAGTAGCCTTCATCAAAGGATCAAGGAGTGCTCCCCAGTGTGGATTCTCTCAAAGGGTGGTAGGTATCTTGGAAGCACATGGAGTGGATTTCGTAACTGTTGATGTGCTTGATGAGGAACACAACCATGGGTTAAGAGATACCCTGAAGACGTACAGCAACTGGCCGACGTTTCCTCAGGTTTTTGTTGGAGGGGAGCTTGTGGGAGGCTGCGATATTGTTTCATCCATGGCTGAAAAAGGGGAGCTTTCTGCCCTGTTTCAGAAATAG